The DNA region ACTTGGTTTGAAACTCTAAATTCACAAAAACAAATAATACAAGTAAGACCTGAATTTGGGAATGGAGTTAAAATACATTACCGATTTGATAATAACGGAAATTATATTGGAAAATGGTAGTAAAAATTGAAGATGTTAAAAATGTCTACAGAAATATTATTTCTGGTTTAATTACTTTAGAAGAAGCTGACAGATGGGCATGGAAATTAATCACAGAAAATGATAAAAATAATTTGTTTTATGATGATTTAAATGATGAAAAAATCATATGGAAAATGGTCATTTATCTCTATGGTATTGATATACCCGATCTTCAAACTAATATTCCACAAAGGACTAAAGAAGATATCCTGTTTTTTTTAAAATCAAATAATATTATCATTTAACAGGTTAACATTCTCGCTGCTTCTTGGGGTAAATCATTTCAGTATGGATAAGATGAAATTAATCTCACATTAAAGCCAAGATCGTATATTGACCGCTTTGGATCAGAAGGTGGAAAATTCGTATCACCAGCTGCAAAGTCTCCCGACTTTTGAGCCAACAAAAAAATCTCTATCTTTGAGCAAAGCAATGCCATGAAAGAGGGATACATTATCAGAGATCAAGAAAAACCGCACTTCATTACATGTACCATTGTAGATTGGATCGACATTTTTTCCAGAAAAATATATCGTGATATTATTATTGACTGTCTCAACTTCTGTATCAAGAATAAGGGAATGGTGGTTTTTGGATATGTGGTCATGAGCAACCACATCCACCTGGTCGTGCAGTCGGAAACCAACCAACTCTCCGACCTGATCCGTGACTTTAAAAAGTTCACGGCAAAACAGATTTTAGAAACCCTACATACCGAACCCGAAAGCAGACGGGACTGGATTTTGGAACGATTTGCAAAGCCAACAGAAACCCACTCGAGGAATAAAAACTTTCAGGTTTGGCAGTATGGAAACCATGCCGAAGAAATATTTACCCTAAAGTTTATGAGGGACAAGTTGAACTACATCCACCTAAATCCCGTACGCGCAGGAATTGTTGAAAAGGCAAACCACTACCTGTATTCTTCCGCCACCAATTATTCTACCGACAAAGGACTTGTGGAAGTTGAAATTGCGGAAAATCCGGTAATCGATCCATTGGGAAAAAACGAGTTTTGGAAATACAATAATTATGATGAATAGAAAGGTCGGTGGCTCAAAGTCGGGAGACTTTGCGCAGCGGGGACTTTGCGCAGCGGGGGATATAATATTTATCAAAAAGCAGGCTCAATGAATGATAAAGATGGAGTTTTTGAAATTGGTGTTAAAAATGATGGAGTTATTGATCATAGATTTTTTAGACCTAACAAAAAGAAAAAATGAAATATTTAGTTGTTGCCGCTTCCTTAAATGGAACCGGAATTAGAGACAAGTATAACGGCGGATACGTTGATATAAAAAAATTAGGTTTATCCGTTGATACTATTAATCGTATTGAACAATGGCTATTAAATTACGAAGATGAGCACTATAATGGATTTTCTGACGGGTGTAATGTTGATAAACTTGATAAAGAAGGATTAGAGATTGCTAAAATTGTTAACGAAGAATTGTCAGATGTCAAGATAGAATATTTTTCAGATGCTAGAATGACAACAGAAATATTATTGTGAAAATATATATCCAAACGAGAGCAATATGAAAAAAAGCACTTCAACAAACACTCGATGATAATCATGGCCCACATTGGGAAGCTGGTCCAATTCAAACAAATCCAGATGGAAGTCCAAAATTGAATAATTTTGGTTGGCCAAAATTACGAAACAAAACAAAGTCTAAAAGAGATTACTAACCTACATATGGAAACCAGAATACAACGAATGATTAGATGCAAAACAAACATGAAAAAGCATCTTAGCCAAATGAATTATCTGTGTTCATTTTCAGTAATGGAGGAAACGCTGCTATCTATCGAAAAAACAGATGAGGTTTGTGAAAAGTATAAGGTTTTTTCTAAAAATGTAAAAGAATCTAAAATATTTGAGAGCAACAAAATTGATATTATTGATATTATTAAACAAATTTCTAACTCTGATTGCGAATGCTTCTTAATTTCAGAGTTCTCTTTCGATAGTGGATTGCTTATCCTTCCTTCAATACAATTTTTTAATTCTTCCTTTAACTTCCAAGATTTAGATTTTTATAGAGTAACGTTGGTATGTACAAATTTTTCTAATGCAATTACATTTTGGGAAGTTGAAGAATCTGAGAGTAGTGTACAAGTTGAAATTGTAGGTACAGAATGGTTTGATTTATTAAGAATATTATAAAGAAAAATTCAAAACGATAGGAATCGATGGTATGAGGACGCATTTTTGTCAGTCTATCAATTAGAAGAGGATTATAATGAAATAGAAAAAGTTATTAGCGAGGGTGATTACCAAAAAATGGACATATTACTTAATAAGCCAGAAGGCAAAAAGATAGCATAACTCGGGAATGTACGACTTCGGGGCGAGGAACTATATGCCCGATCTGGGGAGGTGGTTCAACGTCGATCCTTTGGCAGAGTTAAGCCCCGATTTATCACCTTTCAGATATGCTTTTAACAACCCGGTATCTGTAACCGATCCTACAGGAATGTATGAAGATGATAACTATGGTGGAGGGGACTATTATCATGATTCGGATAGAGGATATGATTTTCCGGGATCATTTGATTTTGATTTTCATTGGAGTAATGCGGGAGGTACAAATTCTACGTTTGATGATATTATAAATTTTAG from Chryseobacterium suipulveris includes:
- a CDS encoding REP-associated tyrosine transposase, which translates into the protein MKEGYIIRDQEKPHFITCTIVDWIDIFSRKIYRDIIIDCLNFCIKNKGMVVFGYVVMSNHIHLVVQSETNQLSDLIRDFKKFTAKQILETLHTEPESRRDWILERFAKPTETHSRNKNFQVWQYGNHAEEIFTLKFMRDKLNYIHLNPVRAGIVEKANHYLYSSATNYSTDKGLVEVEIAENPVIDPLGKNEFWKYNNYDE